The DNA sequence aaagaagagcattttttaaaattcttaaTGTAAATAGTAGACAAGTGAGAGAAAGGAAAACAGAAAGGACAATGAGATAACATTTATAGGTGAAGTTAAGTGGATGAAGCTCAAACAACTTATTATGCTACTTTCTAGTGAGTTTATCATCATCCTTGAGTTTTCTTACCTGAAAGTAGAAAAAGGAAGATACAACGGCACCCAGCCACAAGAATAAAGACACAGACATTAAGTAGGTTGATGACATTATGAGCCTAAGTCCATCTAAGATGGTCCATAAATGAGGCTTCCCTGCCAAAGTAGATGGTTCTGGAGAAGAAATATTTGAAGATTGAATTGTGCGCTCATCAGCCTCTTTCTGCATATCAGAAGTTGTTTCACTGgcaaaacagaaaattaaaatatataaataaaaaagtcaaGAAAAAACTCCACCCTATCTTCTCTTCTGTGATTGAAACCTCCTTCAAGAAAGAATTATTTCAGTTTTAGATCCTAATAGCATGTTTACTTTCTACCAACTGGATTTGCACCGCATCATAGGTGTAGCCGTGTAGGACCCCTTCTTTAAAATTTAActcatatgatttttttttgctaTCATAACTCGTATGATTTTTAAttctatattttataaatttatatttagtttttcCTATCACAACTTCCATTTTCAAATGTACAGTGATGACCACTATTTGTGCATTCATGTAAGCTAAAGAATATAGCTTACCTGATAGGAGCTAATTCTTCAGGGAGTTGGGAAATATCAAAGTTTATCCCTTTTGCTGATTGTGCCGCAAATTCCATCAGCAAAGCAGCGAATAATAGGAGGACTGCAACAGATTAATTTACGGTTGAAAACCAATGTCAAAGAGAAGGAGGAGTAAGAATATAGGTTTATATTGTCAAAGACTGAGCTAACAAACATACAGGGCCCCAACCAAGCCATTCCTGTGGCAAACAATGACCCAAAAAGCTGGCCAAGTGTGGCTCCAGCACCAATAAACCCAAACAATCTTGAACCTGACTGAATACAGAACATGTTAAGTGTACACCAGAAGTCTGTAAATCAAATTAATAATGGTATGATAGCACACAAACCTCACTGTCCATGACATCAATCACTCTAGCCCAAGTTGAAGAAATTGTGATTAGATTGAGTAAAGCAACCTTCAATTAAGGGTAAAAAAACAACTTAGGATAACTCTAATCCTGATAGTAACCAagcacataatatatataatatatatatatataactaaattcAATATCTACATACCCAAAGAAACAATCCAATTCTGACAGAGACATAAAACAATCCATGATCGCCCCACCCAACTGAATATGCAGGATTATCAACATTGGATTCAACCGTTTGATCTTTTGCTGAACTAGCAGGGGTACCGACAGCACTCTAGATGGATGCGAGAAAACAAGAGATTCAGcagaaaataatatacaaaataaGCTAAATTTAGAAACTATTCCTACCTTTGACGTTGATGAAGCAGCTGGTGAGGAATGCcatagaaagaaaaataaaacaagtgATACACTGAAAAACCTGTGTATCAAAACCAAAGCCTGAAATTTCAAGAAGAATTTATTACGGGAagatatgaaaaaataaatgagagaGAGACAGAGTAAACTGTTGAGATAACTGGTAAGAACTGGCTACTCAAATCAAAAGTACTACCTTGATATTGGAACAAAGGAGAaaacttttcaatatatatatatatataatatattatatattagctGCGAAGACCATTCTCATCACTTAGACAATGTTTACCAACCGTAAAGGTGATCTACTCATTCATGCATTACGAATTTTGGTGAGTCCctcacttatttatttatttattcatttattcctCAGTTAAGGTGATCCAAACTAATTCTAACCAAAGTAGAAATATGTTTTATATGTTACTCAAGTGATGAAACTAACAACTTCAGCTCTTTACTGACAGCATTATCGTAATGTATCCAATAATTGaaaccttttcttttcttttgtttgTTCTTCCACAGGGATCACACAACCAAACTCCAAAACACGTCATTACATTGACAAACACCTTTGTTTCGCTACGAATCATCTACTACCTCTTGAATTAGgggaaaaaaatacaaaaccaGACAAAAAGGAAGTACCTTAGCTTTAGAAAGATTAGGCAATGAGAAAACGAGAGTTGAAACAGGGGCGGCGACCAAAGTGAGAGCTAAAGATCCCAAAAATAGACCAGGAAGATTCGATAAACCTAAGGAGATAGCACCCTCATCGCGCAAAGGAAGAACCACGAAATAGGCGCTTAAAATCTGCGGGGTTCAAATGCATACAtacatatgtacatatatacatattatacaATTAGAATTTGAGAGAAAATTGTGCTCTTAGATTCTGAGTTTTCCGTTCAAATCAAgaaaatttagaattgaaattaatagAAGATTGAAAATGAGATTGGAGCTTACGAAGAAGAAACAGGAAGATGAATGGAGCAGAGCAGAGGTCTCGTGTGGATGCACCGAAACGAACATGGAAATCATCGCATCTAAGCGAGACCGACTCATAGTGCTAATCatcttctttttccttttgaaGATTTTATTTCTACTAACCATTACAGACAGAAATAGTTTCAGAAGTCAGCTGCTCGGGACTCGGTTTTCCTTctatttttcctttcttttttttttttttttaaagaatcaCTTTTCTCATTTGTTagttattttagattatttCTTAAATAATAATGGCAAATTATAGTAATTGACTCTAAATTATAATACTTATATTACAGTTATTTTTGTGAGGTGTTGCTATTTAAGTTTTGTTGTACAATattttgtatggtatattaCTTGTAATATCctcaaaaaatattataatatttaatattagagtaagattataatcttacttaaGTTAATTGTGtgataattagtataatttaataaatgaataaataaagtgaaatttattaattacgaaaATTTTATCGGATTATGTGGATATGTTAAATATcacttttgaaataaaatatttttgagttCGGCGGTCTTAGAAACTCGATGGAGTGGTCAGAAATGTCACGTAAATTAAGTtgaattatattgaaattataTCGGACTAGTTTAGAAAGTCGAGTTGCTAGTTCATTCAGAGAAGTTAGAAATGACTGAAATATCTCCTAGGTTTGATTCTAGGTTTTAGGGTTTTATGAGGGGCAAACTAGTCATTTAAAggatggaattttttttttgaaaattttcatcaTCTTTATTAATTGCAATCCATAGTGATTACATGATTAAAATCCGGAGTAACATCACTACTCCTGATAACACGATCAGCAACTAAATAGGATATTCGAGCTAAGAAGTGAGCAACACTATTTGCAGAACGTCTAATGAAATTGACATAAATATCTCTCAAGTCATTTAACATCATCTTACAATCAGAAATTACACTCCCAAAATATGAAACCATAGGAATAGAGCTACGTAACGCTTGCACCACTGTAAGACTATCAGTTTCAATGACAACCTTCTTCCAATCTTTCTTCTTAACCCAACTCAGCGCCTCCTTAACACCCAAAACTTCCACCATTTCAGGCTGCAGCACCCCTGAACGACAGCAGCTAAAGTTGGGGATTCATGTCCCGACCGTCTTTCTAGTAGGGGGTTTGTCCCTATGGGTTTAGAAGCTATTTTATTAGCTGCATTAATAAAGTGCAAtctttgtttcaaaaaaaataacagaGACATTCGGTATAACTAATTATTCACAATTAACAAATCCCATTTCAAAGAATTAcatatttctaatattacccCTTACATAATCACAACTAACGTTGAcctttttttttgtcattttctgTGTATAGTTAGGTAAagtaattttttgggtttataattttaaaagaaattgtacTAATTAATCCTTTGGTTTCTTCTAAACACTATTACAAATACATTCTAATTTCAAACAAAGATACGTCAATTAAGTAAAGTCCCTAATTGGTTGATGACAATGCTTTTCTCCGCTTCAATGACAAGCTTCCACTACCGTTTTTATTCCAAACTAATGAGCTTGAGGCTGGCTCTGAAGGACTTCTCCATAACTCTCTCTCCAAAACCCCATCCTCaccatcttcatcttcatcactTGAGCTTTCATTTTCATCAACTAGTACTTTTCCCTTTCCCTTTGTCATGTTTTCGATGTACTCATCTTCATGCAAATCCGagctggtttcttcatcttcaccATCACTGCCATCTGTTGTTGATGGAGATGTTGTATCACTCAATGTTTGAAACATTgtaactctctctttctttgacCCTTCAAAAGATGAGCTCCTTGTTTTTCCATAATCATATAGTGGAAGTAGAGactttgagtttgagtttgacCATGAACTGTTTTTGTCTCTCCCCAAACTATATGTTGTCGAAAGCTTCCTCTCTATTCCTTCCCTTTCCCTAACCAAATCATCTAACTTTTCATGCACttcattgttattattattattagccaCTGCCTCTTCTGCAGCTTTGGTTTGGAGCTCTGTAATGCTTCTGTCAAATGACTTCTTCTTGAGTTGGAGAGAGCGCTGTCGTAATCGAAAACATGGTAAGAAAAATGCGTACTTAGCTGATTAAGAATAAAGAATTCTGAATTGGGTTTTCCCTGTCTTCtaattttcttttgtttattCAAAGGAAATATGGTCTCATGGATTAAAAGGTTACCCTTTTGTCAAGAAAGCGTCCAAGGTGTTGGCTTTGGAGTTTCTTTTTCCTCCAAAATATGCAGCAAAATCGTGCTAGTCCAGCTAGAAATATCAAGATAAAGGACTCAAATAGTAGAAACAAAAATATTGCCCTTTCATTCCCTGAAAAAACAGATAAGGAACTACAAAGATCAAAATCTTGTGATTTATACAAGATGTTCAAATTCGTAACTTCAAACTTAGTAACCTGTGTAAAGCCTGAGAAGCTTGGGTCTAGCTTGGGAGCAAGTAGAAATAAGCTTCTGATCTGCataaagttgaaaaaaaatcattacacAGAAAATGCTTGTGAGATAGCTTACTATGCAAGCAAGCAGAAAAATGATTACTCACGTCTGGAACGACATGCCAATGGATTTCCAGTCTCTGCATCAGAAAGAAAACAATGAGTTTTTCAATACACTAGACCTGTAGAATAAAAGACCTTTTGCATGAGTATAAAGGGGTCAGGTAAACTGTGTATGTAGTTGATCATAGATTCTCACTTGAAGCAGCAAAAAATGCAAGCAGAATCCTTTCATCCAGCACATAACGGTCCAAGTCAGTCTTAGCCAATGGAGGTGAAAAGTCACCTGTAAAACCAAAGGGTTAAAACTAATACAGAGTGTAAGCAACAACACATGAAAACAACCCACATTACCAGGATATCTTTCAGACCAGTAGATGGATCCAGTTTCTGGGACATATAGGGTGAAGACCACACTCCTTGGTTTCATTGCTGAGACATAAGTGTAATCACCTATTGTGCGGCTAGTCTTTCCCTCCATTTCAGTTTGAGAAAAATATAATGCATAGCCAGAACAATCAAGAACTGGACTCACTTGGATAACAGAATTTGCTGCAGTTGACTTAGAAAATTTTTTAAGCGCCCCATTTGGCGAAAATGAATATAGGAAGCCGTCCAATGAACCAATGGATACCCAACCTTTGAAATAGTTTAAGTATTAGATGGTAGAGTTAAGACAAATCACACAACCAAGATCAGGCAAAACAACATGTGTTTTTTTCTCAATTGACGTATATCAAAATCAAGAAATTACCATTAGTATCAACAACTGGTGCAGAGTTTACTGAACTTAAAGGCCCTATACTTCCCTGCCATAGCAAGTTTCCAGTGTAAACATCAAGTGTAAGCAGAATAGACTTGTCTGGCACAACAACATATACCCGACCATTGTTTCCAGGAGTGACAGTaaaaactttgccaaacaaACTCAAGTCATGTATCCACATAAAGTGAGGACTCTTAGTAGACAGTGAATACAGTTCTCCCTCTGTATTTGAAATCTGCAGTAGAAGTAAAATGAGATCAAAATAAGACTAGTGTCCCTCTCACTACGCTCCGCAAATGGTATGAATTAGaacaaaataagatattaatcaaGGACTAGTTAACACTTACATAAATACTAGCCTCACATCGATCAATCACTGGGACAGAGTTGAAATAACATTCTGTGACATTTTTCTTACATCCTTGGCGGTAGCCAAATTGATTGAGCACAGGTCCGGCACTCCACAAAAGTTGTCTAAGTGTAGAGTATGCAAAGAGTCCCTGACCCCTAATGTTGACAAACATAGAGGAACTCAATGTGCTAACTGAGAATCCAATAATCTCACCTTTTCCTTCTCTATCTGCTGGTTGAAAACTTAGGACAACTTCTGCATTTGGTTCAGAAGTTCCAATCTTTAACAAGTTAATTTCTACAACTCTATTCTCTGCAGCCACATATATCTGCCAATATTCGAAAGGTTTTTCCTTTTCATGGGTCATAATGACTAATAATGGTACTAGAGAAAGCTATGCTATCAAATAAGGTACTACTTGAAAACCCCATATAGTATattttgcttttcttttcttaattgGTAATAATAAACATAGACAGAGAGAGAATATATGAACATGAACTAGAAGGAAGAAATCAAGGAAAATGGTGTACCTTTTCATTTCCACCATAAACTGGAGCCATATCAGCATAACATGTGTAATTCAAACGAATTGTCCATGCATTAGAACCATTACTCTCAAATGCAAACAAATCTTTCTCAGAACAAATATAAATCCTCCCATCATTTCCAATTAGAGGTTTCGAAAGTCTACGTGCAAATTTTCTTGACACTGCTTCAGCTGTAATATGGGAAAAAACTCAGCACCAAAAGCTTATAGATAATAATGTATGAACATGCCTTATGAAACAAGAAGAACAATTAGAGACACCTGAAAACAAAGAAGAATCCTTCGAGTACTTCGGCAACTCTTGTGGTTGACAATGTATGGAATTCAGTAGAACCAAAAGGAACAATAAGAAAACGACATGGATTCTTGGCAACATTGAAGAGTGAGTAGCAGTGATCCCAAGTTCAAAATCGAAACATGAATATGTATCAGTAGAGAGGTCTCGCATTACCATGATTAAAGTAAACGGTTACTCTAAATCTGATTGGAACAAAATCCAATTTGGCAAAGAAGTAGAAGATCGTGATAGGACAGCAACTCCATCAATGATCTgcactggaaaaaaaaaacgtatTGGTCTCAAACTGTAAGTACAGTAACTATTGTGAGTAAAGCAACTGTTTATCCGGCCAGAAGTGAAACGACATTCGTCCTCTCCAATTAGGAATGTCAAGTGGGACGGGTCAGGCCCGACCCGGCCCGGCAACATTTTGGCCCGATCTGGTCCGGCACGACCTGCCTCcttcttttttccaaaaatattattattattatttatggcaAGAAAAATGATTTAATTTGTCTATGAAATATGCATTTATTGAAAATGAATTTATTGtcctattataaatttataatgaaACAAAGGCTTGATTTAGAGAAGGTTTGGTGTcataacttgaaaataaattttaaaaattaatagagGGCGtttggtaaatttttttaacaacaattttttaaaattgagttttaaaaaattagaaaattaaaaacatcaaaatattattttcaattttcaaaattaattttttttgtctaacatattatattttatatttttacttgcATACTCGGATTCTAGACTCGAAACCATACCTGAACTCGAACTCAGATGGTCTCATGTCATGGTATGgtgttaaataattaatttttttagtaagaaaaaatttaaaaatagttttgaaaaatttgtgtcaaacaccattaaatttttaaaatgacaaaaaattattttctattctCACTCTTAAAAATTGAAACCACAACAAAACAGGTTCCAGAGTTTCGAgaatttttaaatgccaattgcaccaaataaagtttaataattaaaacaaatctGCATAGACATCAATAATCAATATCCTATCACATCTCATTCTCAAtcacaattaattaaaaaataaataatggtaGAACACAATTAAATTACATTctactttatattttttgacaatttttctgTCTTAATTTTGGAGCACAAGCCAAAACCAAAACAAATTCAGCAACACACCAAGAATATAGACTGAAAGAAAACTAACACCAACAAAACCAGcaactaaaataacaaacagCAGCTAAACAAACAATTAACTAGATCAAAGCAGtcccaatgaaaaaaaaaaactagataaATATAATGTTCTCTGCTTTATAAACCGGCGATAAGCTTTATTAAAGTCTGAAACTTTGTACACAAATTAACTTGTCTACTTCTTAGAAGCATggttatgaaaagaaaaaaaactcaaaatcaaACAAACTAAACTATAAAACTCATTACATAGAAAACTCATTAATATTTTCCCAAATCAAACAACCCAAATATAAAATAAGGCCTTAAGCCAATATGTACTCCAATACTTCCCTCGAGTGTACACTCTAAAGTACCATCTATATGTTTActagatttatttttctttctctttctttattTCTCAATCATCTTAGCTCTTAGTCATAAACTACTCAAGAAAAGCCTACAcctaatttaaaaacaaaatcattgataacgAAACTTCAATCAAATGTTGTTGCGTAACATATCTCCCTAGTAGTTGGGAAACATGTCAATGAGTACCAATAATGTGTATTTACCAATAATCCATAATTGAAATAAGTTCGTATCTCAAACAAAGCCAACATTTTTAAAAGCTTTTTAGTTGCATTTCCAAACACAAATTATCAATAATCAAAATCCAAACACGAGTTTCAATGGGCACGTCactaactaaaatagattaacaatatcaaaattagaatACGGTCCATTTTCGAGAAAGCGAAAAATGTGCGACTTAATAAGAAGAAATTGAATGAGAGCAAGAACTTAttgaaacaaaaatttaaatattcatAATATGAAATCATAAAATACACAT is a window from the Cannabis sativa cultivar Pink pepper isolate KNU-18-1 chromosome 1, ASM2916894v1, whole genome shotgun sequence genome containing:
- the LOC115703811 gene encoding uncharacterized protein LOC115703811 isoform X2, whose protein sequence is MVSRNKIFKRKKKMISTMSRSRLDAMISMFVSVHPHETSALLHSSSCFFFILSAYFVVLPLRDEGAISLGLSNLPGLFLGSLALTLVAAPVSTLVFSLPNLSKAKALVLIHRFFSVSLVLFFFLWHSSPAASSTSKSAVGTPASSAKDQTVESNVDNPAYSVGWGDHGLFYVSVRIGLFLWVALLNLITISSTWARVIDVMDSESGSRLFGFIGAGATLGQLFGSLFATGMAWLGPFLLLFAALLMEFAAQSAKGINFDISQLPEELAPISETTSDMQKEADERTIQSSNISSPEPSTLAGKPHLWTILDGLRLIMSSTYLMSVSLFLWLGAVVSSFFYFQKVSVIATTVSSSLERRKLFAQINSFIAIFILTGQLTMTGHILTVAGVTIAICSAPFVALLNMVALAVWPTWVAIAVSETLRKARKRTSVYCRIAR
- the LOC115703808 gene encoding protein GAMETE EXPRESSED 3-like, with the protein product MVMRDLSTDTYSCFDFELGITATHSSMLPRIHVVFLLFLLVLLNSIHCQPQELPKYSKDSSLFSAEAVSRKFARRLSKPLIGNDGRIYICSEKDLFAFESNGSNAWTIRLNYTCYADMAPVYGGNEKIYVAAENRVVEINLLKIGTSEPNAEVVLSFQPADREGKGEIIGFSVSTLSSSMFVNIRGQGLFAYSTLRQLLWSAGPVLNQFGYRQGCKKNVTECYFNSVPVIDRCEASIYISNTEGELYSLSTKSPHFMWIHDLSLFGKVFTVTPGNNGRVYVVVPDKSILLTLDVYTGNLLWQGSIGPLSSVNSAPVVDTNGWVSIGSLDGFLYSFSPNGALKKFSKSTAANSVIQVSPVLDCSGYALYFSQTEMEGKTSRTIGDYTYVSAMKPRSVVFTLYVPETGSIYWSERYPGDFSPPLAKTDLDRYVLDERILLAFFAASKTGNPLACRSRHQKLISTCSQARPKLLRLYTGNERAIFLFLLFESFILIFLAGLARFCCIFWRKKKLQSQHLGRFLDKRRSLQLKKKSFDRSITELQTKAAEEAVANNNNNNEVHEKLDDLVREREGIERKLSTTYSLGRDKNSSWSNSNSKSLLPLYDYGKTRSSSFEGSKKERVTMFQTLSDTTSPSTTDGSDGEDEETSSDLHEDEYIENMTKGKGKVLVDENESSSDEDEDGEDGVLERELWRSPSEPASSSLVWNKNGSGSLSLKRRKALSSTN
- the LOC115703811 gene encoding uncharacterized protein LOC115703811 isoform X1, which translates into the protein MVSRNKIFKRKKKMISTMSRSRLDAMISMFVSVHPHETSALLHSSSCFFFILSAYFVVLPLRDEGAISLGLSNLPGLFLGSLALTLVAAPVSTLVFSLPNLSKAKALVLIHRFFSVSLVLFFFLWHSSPAASSTSKSAVGTPASSAKDQTVESNVDNPAYSVGWGDHGLFYVSVRIGLFLWVALLNLITISSTWARVIDVMDSESGSRLFGFIGAGATLGQLFGSLFATGMAWLGPFLLLFAALLMEFAAQSAKGINFDISQLPEELAPISETTSDMQKEADERTIQSSNISSPEPSTLAGKPHLWTILDGLRLIMSSTYLMSVSLFLWLGAVVSSFFYFQKVSVIATTVSSSLERRKLFAQINSFIAIFILTGQLTMTGHILTVAGVTIAICSAPFVALLNMVALAVWPTWVAIAVSETLRKVVTYVVTRPGRELLFTVVSRDEKYKAKLCIDVVVQRLGDATAAGMYKLLYSTHNGRASTVSLYAVPICLLWIVTAYRLGRRQTQLAKLQNVPTS